In Paraburkholderia sprentiae WSM5005, a genomic segment contains:
- a CDS encoding FAD binding domain-containing protein, whose product MNRFSYTRADAVQDALERHGSDRAAVFIAGGTNLVDLMREDVARPALLVDINRLPLRQIEASERGGLKIGALVTNSALAYDQTVATRYPLLAKAILAGASPQIRNVATVGGNLLQRTRCYYFYDVGTPCNKREPGSGCPALQGVNRIHAILGASEHCIAVHPSDMCVALAALGATVHLIGNDGARTLPFADLHRLPGDTPHIDTNLRADELVSAVELPPQGFAAHHAYVKVRDRASYAFALVSAAVGVELDEDSRIVDARCALGGVAHKPWRDPAAETALRGETLNARTLRDFAAALLRDAHGRRDNAFKIELAARVILRAFAEATQRSFEEAAR is encoded by the coding sequence GGTTCGGACCGGGCCGCCGTGTTCATCGCGGGCGGCACGAATCTGGTCGACCTGATGCGCGAAGACGTGGCCCGGCCTGCTTTGCTGGTCGACATCAACCGTTTGCCGCTCAGGCAGATCGAAGCGTCGGAGCGCGGTGGCCTGAAGATCGGTGCGCTCGTCACCAACAGCGCGCTCGCGTATGACCAGACCGTCGCGACACGCTATCCGCTGCTCGCCAAAGCGATCCTCGCGGGCGCGTCGCCGCAGATTCGCAACGTCGCCACGGTCGGCGGCAATCTGCTGCAACGCACTCGCTGCTACTACTTCTATGACGTGGGCACGCCGTGCAATAAGCGCGAACCCGGCAGCGGCTGCCCGGCGCTGCAGGGCGTGAACCGCATTCACGCGATCCTCGGTGCAAGCGAGCACTGCATCGCCGTGCATCCGTCCGATATGTGCGTCGCGCTGGCGGCGCTCGGCGCCACCGTGCATCTAATCGGCAACGACGGCGCACGCACGCTGCCGTTCGCCGATTTGCACCGGCTGCCCGGCGACACGCCGCACATCGACACCAACTTGCGCGCCGACGAACTCGTGAGCGCGGTCGAACTGCCGCCGCAAGGCTTTGCCGCGCATCACGCGTACGTCAAAGTGCGCGACCGCGCATCGTATGCGTTCGCGCTGGTGTCGGCCGCGGTCGGTGTCGAGCTGGACGAGGATTCACGGATCGTTGACGCCCGTTGCGCGCTCGGTGGCGTCGCGCACAAGCCGTGGCGCGATCCCGCCGCCGAAACCGCGCTGCGCGGCGAGACGCTGAACGCGCGAACCCTGCGCGATTTCGCGGCGGCGCTGCTGCGCGATGCGCACGGTCGGCGCGATAACGCGTTCAAGATCGAACTCGCGGCGCGCGTGATCCTGCGCGCCTTCGCCGAGGCCACACAACGTTCGTTCGAGGAGGCCGCGCGATGA
- a CDS encoding xanthine dehydrogenase family protein molybdopterin-binding subunit, with the protein MNRAETLPSTGSPKPATGEPHPRVDGPAKVTGAAQYAAEFFAEGLVYGVVVSSTIASGTIASIDTSAAEALPGVLLVLTHRKRPALPSDVDAFKDMIAPGGTPFRPLWDERVWYSGQPVALVVARSLELARYAAALVRVRYEASSHQTDIEAALMSAVPPSTEKGGFDPPPPARGDARKSLADAKVRVDAFYTTPVEYHNPMEMHGCTVVPDAQGRLTVYEKTQGVVNTKGYLTRVFGLRDDEVQVVSPFVGGAFGSGLRPQYHLALAVMAARELRKPVRVTLTRQQMFTFAHRPQTVQRVALGAAADGRLQAVIHEAVAETSRYEDYCDVVVNWAGQLYRCENVSMGYKVAKLDVPTPADMRAPGATQGLFPLEVAMDELAQALRMDPLELRLVNYAERDANKNLPYSSKALRDCYREGAARFGWQRRPLEARARREGNELIGWGMATGVWDAMQNEAAARAVLTRDGRVKVSSSTADIGTGTYTAMTQIAADALGVPLGEVCFELGDTRLPKAPIEGGSWTVSSVGSAVDAACTRLHNRLVEVAREHGGARFASVPREDVRRERDRLVCGPHADDSIAIATLLERAGIDELEEQASVKPHEKQQAYSMGTHSAVFAEVRVDEALGTVRVTRVLSAVAAGRIVNPKTAANQIAGGVVWGISMALHEHGQFDHALGRQMNHNLAEYHMPVNADIHAIDVLFVDERDDIVNPLGVKGVGEIGVVGVAAAVCNAIWHATGKRIRDLPITPDKLLG; encoded by the coding sequence ATGAACCGTGCCGAAACCCTGCCGTCGACAGGTAGCCCGAAGCCTGCCACCGGTGAACCGCATCCGCGCGTCGACGGACCCGCGAAAGTGACGGGCGCCGCACAATATGCCGCCGAATTCTTCGCCGAGGGGCTCGTGTATGGCGTCGTCGTATCGAGCACGATCGCCAGCGGGACGATCGCGTCGATCGATACGTCGGCCGCCGAGGCGCTGCCCGGCGTGCTGCTCGTACTCACGCATCGCAAGCGCCCGGCGCTGCCGTCGGACGTCGATGCGTTCAAGGACATGATCGCACCCGGCGGCACGCCGTTCAGACCGCTGTGGGACGAGCGCGTGTGGTACAGCGGGCAGCCGGTCGCGCTGGTGGTCGCGCGCTCGCTCGAACTCGCGCGCTACGCGGCGGCGCTGGTACGGGTGCGCTACGAGGCAAGTTCACATCAGACCGATATCGAAGCCGCGTTGATGAGCGCGGTGCCGCCTTCGACCGAGAAGGGCGGCTTCGATCCGCCGCCTCCCGCGCGCGGCGACGCACGCAAGTCGTTGGCCGATGCGAAGGTGCGCGTGGACGCGTTCTACACGACACCCGTGGAATATCACAATCCGATGGAAATGCATGGCTGCACCGTGGTGCCCGACGCGCAAGGACGCTTGACCGTCTATGAAAAGACTCAGGGCGTCGTCAATACGAAAGGCTATCTGACACGCGTGTTCGGTCTGCGAGACGACGAAGTGCAGGTGGTGTCGCCGTTCGTCGGCGGCGCATTCGGCTCCGGCTTGCGGCCGCAATATCATCTGGCGCTCGCGGTGATGGCCGCGCGCGAACTCAGGAAACCCGTGCGCGTCACGCTGACCCGGCAGCAGATGTTCACGTTCGCGCATCGTCCGCAAACGGTGCAGCGCGTCGCGCTTGGCGCGGCGGCGGATGGCCGCCTGCAGGCGGTCATCCATGAGGCGGTCGCGGAAACCTCGCGCTACGAGGACTACTGCGACGTGGTGGTCAACTGGGCGGGGCAGCTGTATCGCTGCGAGAACGTGTCGATGGGCTACAAGGTCGCGAAGCTCGACGTGCCGACGCCGGCCGACATGCGCGCGCCCGGCGCGACACAAGGGCTCTTTCCGCTCGAAGTCGCCATGGACGAGCTCGCCCAGGCATTGCGGATGGATCCGCTCGAATTGCGGCTCGTCAACTATGCGGAGCGCGACGCGAACAAGAACCTGCCGTATTCGAGCAAGGCGCTGCGCGACTGTTATCGCGAAGGCGCGGCCCGCTTCGGCTGGCAGCGGCGGCCGCTCGAAGCGCGCGCGCGGCGCGAAGGCAACGAGTTGATCGGCTGGGGCATGGCGACCGGTGTGTGGGACGCGATGCAGAACGAAGCGGCCGCACGCGCGGTGTTGACGCGCGATGGCCGAGTCAAGGTGTCGAGCTCGACCGCCGACATCGGCACCGGCACCTACACCGCGATGACGCAGATCGCCGCCGACGCCCTCGGCGTGCCGCTCGGAGAGGTCTGCTTCGAACTTGGCGATACGCGGTTGCCGAAAGCGCCGATCGAGGGCGGGTCGTGGACGGTGTCGTCGGTGGGCAGCGCGGTCGATGCCGCCTGCACGCGCCTGCACAACCGTCTGGTCGAAGTGGCGCGCGAACATGGCGGCGCGCGCTTTGCGTCGGTGCCGCGCGAAGACGTGCGGCGCGAACGCGACCGGCTGGTATGCGGCCCGCACGCGGACGACTCGATCGCGATTGCGACGCTGTTGGAACGCGCGGGTATCGACGAGCTCGAAGAACAGGCGAGCGTGAAGCCGCACGAAAAGCAGCAGGCGTATTCGATGGGCACGCATTCGGCGGTGTTCGCCGAAGTGCGCGTCGACGAAGCGCTCGGCACCGTGCGCGTGACGCGCGTGCTCAGCGCGGTCGCGGCGGGGCGCATCGTCAATCCGAAGACGGCGGCCAATCAGATCGCGGGCGGCGTGGTGTGGGGCATCAGCATGGCGCTGCACGAGCACGGCCAGTTTGATCACGCGCTCGGGCGGCAGATGAATCACAACCTGGCCGAATATCACATGCCCGTGAATGCCGACATTCACGCGATCGATGTGCTGTTCGTCGACGAGCGCGACGACATCGTCAATCCGCTCGGCGTCAAGGGCGTCGGCGAAATCGGCGTGGTGGGCGTCGCCGCGGCGGTCTGCAACGCGATCTGGCATGCGACCGGCAAACGCATCCGCGATTTGCCGATTACGCCCGACAAGTTGCTCGGCTGA
- a CDS encoding PRC-barrel domain-containing protein yields the protein MMCNLQIEPLAASASLVAVITLSSALGTCGSAFAQGAPQAITEKRIDVVQLASGYRASKLSGAEVYNRNKDSIGTLDDLIVSPGTERATYAILSVGGFLGMGKHLVAVPFNDLQIDNRRIVLPEATKKSLEALPEFKYAD from the coding sequence ATGATGTGCAACCTGCAGATCGAACCGCTGGCCGCTTCCGCATCGCTTGTCGCCGTCATTACGCTGAGCTCCGCGTTAGGGACGTGCGGCAGCGCGTTCGCGCAAGGCGCGCCGCAGGCGATCACCGAAAAACGCATCGACGTCGTGCAGCTCGCGAGCGGCTATCGCGCGTCGAAGCTATCGGGCGCGGAGGTGTACAACCGCAACAAGGACAGCATCGGCACGCTCGACGATCTGATCGTCTCGCCGGGCACCGAGCGCGCCACGTACGCGATCCTGTCGGTCGGCGGCTTTCTCGGTATGGGCAAGCATCTCGTCGCCGTGCCGTTCAACGATCTGCAGATCGACAACCGGCGCATCGTGCTGCCCGAGGCGACGAAAAAATCGCTCGAGGCGTTGCCGGAGTTCAAGTACGCGGATTGA
- the glgX gene encoding glycogen debranching protein GlgX translates to MSSPASYSTRISEGTPFPLGATWNGSGVNFALFSAHATKVELCLFDETGQHELERIELPEFTDEVWHVFVPNLKPGAVYGYRVHGPYEPENGHRFNPNKLLLDPYAKAHIGELKWAPEIFGYTLDSEELDLSFDERDSARFVPKCKVVDANFSWSHPERNALPWERVILYETHVRGFTKRHPRVPERLRGTFAGLAQQPVLDYIRSLGVTSVELMPIQTFVNDSYLLDKGLTNYWGYNTIGFFAADPRFFASSTESVGEFKDMVDRFHQADLEVILDVVYNHTAEGNERGPTISFKGIDNASYYRLMPDEPRYYINDTGTGNTLNLSHPRVLQMVTDSLRYWVTEMKVDGFRFDLATILGREAHGFDEGGGFLDSCRQDPVLSSVRLIAEPWDCGPGGYQVGGFPPGWAEWNDRFRDTVRAYWKGDEGTAADLATRLTGSGDKFNHRGRRPWASVNFIAAHDGFTLNDLVSYNDKHNEANGEENRDGHSDNRSWNMGVEGPTDDADIRQQRERQKRNLLATLLLSQGTPMILAGDEFGRTQQGNNNAYCQDNEISWVDWDAVDDDGRALTEFVRNLTTLRHRLPVLRRGRFLTGEYNETLDVTETRWLAPDGTDITDEQWADPAMRCFGLAIDGRAQASGIRRLASDATLLLVLNAYHDVVNFTLPDVPEGERWTCLVDTNMPVRAELPQFSAGDAYQVTGRSLLLFALEAPSRATQRVFDRLEEQLTSDEGESSPG, encoded by the coding sequence ATGTCATCACCAGCCAGCTACTCGACGCGCATTTCCGAAGGCACCCCTTTCCCGCTCGGCGCGACATGGAACGGCAGCGGCGTCAACTTCGCGCTGTTCTCCGCGCACGCGACCAAAGTCGAACTGTGTCTATTCGACGAAACCGGCCAGCACGAACTCGAACGGATCGAGCTGCCCGAGTTCACCGACGAGGTATGGCACGTGTTCGTGCCGAATCTGAAACCCGGTGCCGTCTATGGGTATCGCGTGCATGGCCCGTATGAGCCCGAGAACGGGCATCGCTTCAATCCGAACAAGCTGCTGCTCGATCCGTACGCGAAGGCGCATATCGGCGAGCTGAAATGGGCGCCGGAAATTTTCGGCTATACGCTCGATTCCGAAGAGCTCGACCTGTCTTTCGACGAACGCGACAGCGCGCGTTTCGTGCCGAAATGCAAGGTGGTCGACGCGAATTTCTCGTGGAGTCATCCGGAGCGCAATGCGCTGCCGTGGGAGCGCGTGATTCTCTACGAGACGCACGTGCGCGGCTTCACGAAACGTCATCCGCGGGTACCCGAGCGTTTGCGCGGCACCTTCGCGGGGTTGGCGCAGCAGCCGGTGCTCGACTACATCCGCAGCCTCGGCGTGACCTCGGTCGAACTGATGCCGATCCAGACCTTCGTCAACGACAGCTATCTGCTCGACAAAGGCCTGACGAACTACTGGGGCTACAACACGATCGGCTTTTTTGCCGCCGATCCGCGCTTCTTCGCGTCGTCGACCGAGTCGGTCGGCGAGTTCAAGGACATGGTCGACCGCTTTCATCAGGCCGATCTCGAAGTGATACTCGACGTCGTGTACAACCACACGGCCGAAGGCAACGAACGCGGCCCGACGATCTCGTTCAAAGGCATCGACAACGCGTCGTACTACCGGCTGATGCCTGACGAGCCGCGCTACTACATCAACGACACCGGCACCGGCAATACGCTGAACCTGTCGCATCCGCGCGTGCTGCAGATGGTGACCGACAGCCTGCGCTACTGGGTCACCGAAATGAAAGTGGACGGCTTTCGCTTCGATCTCGCGACGATCCTCGGGCGCGAGGCGCACGGCTTCGATGAAGGCGGCGGCTTTCTCGACAGCTGCCGCCAGGACCCGGTGCTCTCCAGCGTACGGCTGATCGCGGAGCCGTGGGATTGCGGCCCCGGCGGCTATCAGGTGGGCGGTTTTCCGCCGGGCTGGGCTGAATGGAACGATCGCTTTCGCGACACCGTGCGCGCTTACTGGAAGGGCGACGAAGGCACCGCCGCCGATCTCGCGACGCGGCTCACCGGCTCGGGCGACAAATTCAATCATCGCGGCCGGCGGCCGTGGGCGAGCGTGAACTTCATCGCCGCGCACGACGGCTTCACGCTGAACGATCTGGTCTCGTACAACGACAAGCACAACGAGGCAAACGGCGAGGAGAACCGCGACGGTCACTCGGACAACAGGTCGTGGAACATGGGTGTCGAAGGACCGACCGATGACGCCGACATCCGCCAGCAGCGCGAGCGCCAGAAACGCAATCTGCTCGCGACGCTGCTGCTCTCGCAAGGCACGCCGATGATTCTCGCCGGCGACGAATTCGGCCGCACGCAGCAGGGCAACAACAACGCGTATTGCCAGGACAACGAGATCAGCTGGGTCGATTGGGATGCGGTCGACGACGACGGCCGCGCGCTAACCGAGTTCGTGCGCAATCTGACCACCCTGCGCCACCGCTTGCCGGTGCTGCGGCGTGGCCGTTTTCTGACTGGCGAATACAACGAGACGCTCGACGTGACCGAGACGCGCTGGCTAGCGCCCGACGGCACCGACATCACGGACGAGCAGTGGGCCGATCCGGCGATGCGCTGCTTCGGCCTCGCGATCGATGGACGCGCGCAGGCGAGCGGCATTCGCCGTCTCGCGTCCGACGCGACTCTGCTGCTGGTGCTGAACGCCTATCACGACGTCGTCAACTTCACGCTGCCCGACGTTCCCGAGGGCGAGCGCTGGACCTGCCTCGTCGACACCAACATGCCGGTGCGCGCCGAACTGCCGCAATTCAGCGCGGGCGACGCCTACCAGGTGACCGGCCGCTCGCTGCTGCTGTTCGCGCTGGAAGCGCCGAGCCGCGCGACGCAGCGCGTGTTCGACCGGCTCGAAGAGCAGCTGACGTCCGACGAAGGCGAGTCTTCGCCGGGCTAG
- a CDS encoding DUF2934 domain-containing protein has translation MEQQPSIDEQVRTRAYYLWEQAAEPKGTPEQYWEQARSEIEKEAPPVESGPVSGDTMK, from the coding sequence ATGGAACAGCAACCGAGCATCGACGAGCAGGTCCGCACGCGCGCCTACTATCTGTGGGAGCAGGCGGCCGAGCCGAAGGGCACGCCCGAGCAATACTGGGAGCAGGCGCGCAGCGAGATCGAGAAGGAGGCACCACCGGTCGAGAGCGGGCCGGTGTCGGGCGATACGATGAAATAG
- a CDS encoding AI-2E family transporter yields the protein MNDTPEPRGTRPAARIPAASAAFGIEGLVTFGVGVIAVACLYFASAVMIPITLAILLSFLVAPLADALSRLKLGRVASVCAAVLISVSVIALLCAVIATQLTDLAAGMPRYQATIQHKLDTVQSLTIGRLNRFASEAGQALQRATIEPPQPAAPNGAAAAANPHASAAVPVEVREPVPTPFELARRVLSPAISPLETAFIVFVVTIVILLQRDDLRDRAIRLFGSRDLHRTTTVMDETARRLSRYFVSQLGVNTGVGVVIGAGLFLIGVPSPILWGILAALLRLVPYAGIWIAAMLPTALAAAVSPGWTMAIWSLVLFVVAELAVGQVVEPLLYGRSTGLSPFSVVVAAIFWSWIWGPIGLILSTPLTLCLLVLGRHVRRLEFLDVMLGDQPALTPVENFYQRALAGDPDEAIEQAEVLLRERSLSAYYDDVAIKGLRLAANDVMGGSVTSAQLARIESTTNDLVDGLDGYEDREPTPLAPPAPQGNWGAVGPMAPSDDTQTARATPPSVDTANSSMSTATVAPEHNHSQEQAALSEASAAASGFAWHAPTSRVLCLPGRGPLDALATIILLQLLGKHGFAARSLPHEAVSRASIDSLEADDVGIVCILYLQIDGVPSHLRNLVRRIRARLPKVAVVVGLWTPENRRQWSADQQDALEAECCVTSLQQMLAACRRIDATRTVIAEPQLEDG from the coding sequence ATGAACGACACACCCGAGCCGCGCGGCACGAGACCCGCCGCGCGCATTCCGGCGGCGTCCGCCGCATTCGGTATCGAGGGTCTCGTCACGTTCGGCGTCGGCGTGATCGCGGTCGCGTGCCTGTACTTCGCGAGCGCCGTGATGATTCCGATCACGCTCGCGATCCTGTTGAGCTTTCTCGTTGCGCCCCTCGCCGATGCACTGTCCCGGCTCAAGCTCGGCCGGGTGGCCTCGGTGTGCGCGGCAGTGCTGATCTCGGTGTCGGTCATCGCGCTGCTGTGCGCGGTGATCGCCACGCAACTGACCGATCTCGCGGCCGGCATGCCGCGTTATCAGGCGACCATCCAACACAAGCTCGACACCGTGCAAAGCCTGACGATCGGCCGGCTGAACCGTTTCGCGAGTGAGGCGGGACAGGCGTTGCAGCGCGCGACGATCGAGCCGCCGCAGCCGGCAGCGCCGAACGGCGCAGCGGCCGCGGCGAACCCGCATGCATCGGCGGCCGTGCCGGTGGAAGTGCGCGAACCGGTGCCGACGCCGTTCGAGCTCGCGCGACGCGTGCTGTCGCCAGCCATCAGTCCGTTGGAAACCGCGTTCATCGTATTCGTGGTCACGATCGTGATCCTGCTGCAACGCGACGACCTGCGCGATCGCGCGATCCGGCTGTTCGGCTCGCGCGACCTGCACCGCACCACCACGGTGATGGACGAGACCGCGCGCCGCCTGAGCCGCTACTTCGTGTCGCAGCTAGGCGTGAATACCGGAGTCGGCGTCGTCATCGGCGCAGGGCTCTTTCTGATCGGCGTGCCGAGCCCGATTCTGTGGGGCATTCTCGCGGCGCTGCTGCGGCTCGTGCCCTACGCCGGCATCTGGATCGCGGCGATGCTGCCCACCGCGCTCGCCGCCGCGGTCAGCCCCGGCTGGACGATGGCGATCTGGTCGCTCGTGCTGTTCGTAGTGGCGGAGCTAGCGGTGGGGCAGGTGGTCGAGCCGCTGCTGTACGGGCGCAGTACCGGGCTGTCGCCGTTTTCGGTGGTGGTCGCGGCGATCTTCTGGAGCTGGATCTGGGGGCCGATCGGCCTGATTCTGTCGACGCCGTTGACGCTATGTCTGCTGGTGCTCGGCCGGCATGTGCGGCGTCTCGAGTTCCTCGACGTGATGCTCGGCGATCAGCCCGCGCTGACGCCGGTCGAAAACTTCTATCAACGCGCGCTCGCGGGCGATCCGGACGAAGCGATCGAGCAGGCCGAAGTGCTGTTGCGAGAGCGCTCGCTATCGGCTTACTACGACGACGTGGCGATCAAGGGCTTGCGGCTTGCGGCCAACGACGTGATGGGCGGCAGCGTGACGAGCGCACAGCTCGCGCGCATCGAGTCGACGACCAACGATCTGGTCGACGGCCTCGACGGTTACGAGGATCGCGAGCCCACGCCGCTCGCGCCGCCCGCGCCGCAGGGGAACTGGGGCGCAGTGGGGCCGATGGCGCCGTCCGACGACACGCAGACCGCGCGGGCGACGCCGCCATCGGTCGACACCGCGAACAGCAGCATGAGCACCGCTACGGTCGCGCCGGAACACAACCACAGCCAGGAGCAGGCTGCGCTCAGCGAAGCGTCCGCCGCGGCCTCCGGGTTCGCATGGCATGCGCCGACGAGCCGCGTGTTGTGCCTGCCGGGCCGTGGCCCGCTCGATGCCCTCGCGACGATCATCCTGTTGCAGTTGCTCGGCAAGCACGGCTTCGCGGCGCGCTCGCTGCCGCACGAGGCGGTGTCGCGGGCGTCGATCGACAGTCTCGAGGCGGACGACGTCGGCATCGTCTGCATTCTGTATCTGCAGATCGACGGCGTTCCGTCGCATCTGCGCAATCTGGTGCGGCGCATTCGCGCGCGCTTGCCGAAGGTGGCGGTCGTGGTCGGCCTGTGGACGCCCGAGAATAGGCGGCAATGGAGCGCCGATCAGCAAGACGCGCTGGAAGCCGAGTGCTGCGTGACGTCGTTGCAGCAGATGCTGGCCGCGTGCCGTCGCATCGATGCGACGCGAACGGTGATTGCGGAGCCGCAGTTGGAAGATGGCTGA
- a CDS encoding efflux transporter outer membrane subunit gives MACVLAGVLALLLTSCTVGPDFHAPHADVPAQWHDTQRTAANAAAASDVSANGASASTANVASVPTLDTDPDPRWWRSFNDPTLDALIARAALGNLDLQEAVLRIVEARSQVQSAAAQGLPNLRATGSYQREQLGLKGLLQEDGVYDKVDRLGAPNSPVNAIAPGAGAALQNGANNVLDQLSAPINLWQVGFDATWELDLFGRVRRSVEAANAQTEAAYESRNDALLSLEAEVAQTYVQLRGAQTLHDIAGSLVEQQSETVRLTESQAKVGLASQLDVQSAKAQLAQTKTQLPQYDQQIAQALNALAYLVGEPPGALEAQLSTPQAVPPVPPVVPVGLPSTLARRRPDIRRAEANLHAATASVGVAVAQFYPDVSLTGKAGTRATNASDLARWSHLFYSFGPSVSLPIFQGGALVANLRISKAREAETALDYRKTVLIALRDVDNALVVYRTDQARRDALADSVAAQQTSFDLARDSYRKGLTSFINVLDAQRQLAQAREQYAQGTTQVSTDLVSLYKALGGGWQSDADATRATGAARPPGSGG, from the coding sequence ATTGCGTGCGTCCTCGCCGGCGTGCTCGCGCTGCTGCTCACGTCCTGCACGGTCGGCCCCGACTTCCATGCGCCGCACGCCGACGTGCCGGCGCAGTGGCACGATACGCAGCGCACCGCGGCGAATGCCGCCGCCGCGAGCGACGTATCCGCGAATGGCGCATCCGCATCGACGGCGAACGTTGCATCAGTGCCGACGCTCGACACCGATCCCGACCCGCGCTGGTGGCGCAGCTTCAACGATCCGACGCTCGACGCGCTGATCGCCCGTGCCGCGCTCGGCAATCTGGATCTACAGGAAGCGGTGCTGCGCATCGTCGAAGCGCGCAGCCAGGTGCAGTCGGCGGCCGCTCAGGGTCTGCCGAACCTGCGCGCGACCGGCAGCTATCAGCGCGAGCAGCTCGGTCTCAAAGGCCTTTTGCAGGAGGACGGTGTCTACGACAAGGTCGATCGGCTCGGCGCGCCGAACTCGCCGGTCAATGCGATCGCGCCGGGCGCGGGCGCCGCATTGCAAAACGGCGCGAACAACGTGCTCGACCAGCTGAGCGCGCCGATCAATCTGTGGCAGGTCGGCTTCGATGCGACCTGGGAGCTCGATCTGTTCGGCCGCGTGCGTCGCTCGGTCGAAGCCGCGAACGCGCAAACCGAGGCCGCGTACGAAAGCCGCAACGATGCGTTGCTGTCGCTCGAAGCCGAGGTCGCGCAGACCTATGTGCAGCTACGTGGCGCGCAGACCTTGCACGACATCGCCGGCAGCCTGGTCGAGCAGCAAAGCGAGACCGTCCGGTTGACGGAGAGCCAGGCCAAGGTCGGGCTCGCGAGCCAACTCGACGTGCAAAGCGCCAAGGCGCAGCTCGCGCAAACGAAAACGCAGTTGCCTCAGTACGATCAGCAGATCGCCCAAGCGCTGAACGCGCTCGCGTATCTGGTCGGTGAGCCGCCCGGCGCGCTCGAAGCGCAGCTGAGCACGCCACAGGCCGTGCCGCCGGTGCCGCCCGTCGTGCCGGTCGGGCTGCCGTCCACGCTCGCGCGGCGCCGGCCCGATATCCGCCGCGCCGAGGCGAATCTGCATGCAGCGACCGCCAGTGTCGGCGTCGCGGTCGCGCAGTTCTATCCGGACGTGTCGCTGACCGGCAAGGCCGGCACGCGCGCGACGAATGCGAGCGATCTCGCACGCTGGTCGCACCTGTTCTATTCGTTCGGGCCGAGCGTGTCGCTGCCGATCTTTCAGGGCGGCGCGCTGGTCGCCAATCTGCGCATCTCGAAGGCGCGCGAGGCCGAGACCGCGCTCGATTACCGCAAGACCGTGCTGATTGCGCTGAGGGACGTCGACAACGCGCTAGTGGTCTATCGCACCGATCAGGCGCGGCGCGATGCGCTCGCCGACAGCGTCGCCGCGCAACAGACCTCGTTCGATCTCGCGCGCGACAGCTATCGTAAAGGGCTGACGAGCTTCATCAACGTGCTCGACGCGCAGCGGCAGCTCGCGCAGGCACGCGAGCAGTACGCTCAGGGCACGACCCAGGTCAGCACCGATCTCGTGTCGCTGTACAAGGCACTAGGCGGCGGCTGGCAGAGCGATGCCGATGCGACGCGCGCAACCGGCGCGGCGCGGCCGCCAGGCAGTGGCGGATAA